The following are encoded in a window of Flavobacterium sp. WC2421 genomic DNA:
- the era gene encoding GTPase Era has product MSHKAGFVNIIGNPNVGKSTLMNAFVGERLSIITSKAQTTRHRILGIVNGEDFQMILSDTPGIIKPAYEMQESMMNFVKSAFEDADILIYMVEIGEQDLKDEAFFNKIIHAKIPVLLLLNKIDTSNQEKLEEQVAFWAEKVPNAEIFPISALQNFNVPEVFQRIITLLPESPAYYPKDQLTDKPERFFVNETIREKILLNYSKEIPYAVEIVTEEFFEDENIIRIRSLIMVERETQKGIVIGHKGAALKKVGMDSRADLEKFFGKQIHIELYVKVNKNWRSNANMLKRFGYNQ; this is encoded by the coding sequence ATGTCACATAAAGCAGGTTTTGTAAATATCATTGGAAATCCAAATGTTGGTAAATCAACTTTGATGAATGCCTTTGTTGGAGAAAGGTTATCAATCATTACTTCCAAAGCACAAACAACACGTCACAGAATTTTAGGGATTGTAAACGGAGAAGATTTTCAAATGATTTTATCGGATACTCCTGGAATCATTAAGCCAGCATACGAAATGCAGGAATCGATGATGAACTTCGTAAAGTCAGCATTTGAAGATGCTGATATTTTGATTTACATGGTCGAAATAGGAGAGCAAGATTTGAAAGATGAAGCTTTTTTCAATAAAATCATCCACGCCAAAATTCCAGTACTATTATTATTGAATAAAATAGATACTTCTAATCAAGAAAAATTAGAAGAACAAGTAGCTTTCTGGGCTGAAAAAGTACCTAATGCCGAAATTTTTCCAATATCAGCATTGCAAAACTTTAATGTTCCTGAAGTTTTCCAAAGAATAATTACTCTTTTACCAGAATCACCAGCTTATTATCCAAAAGATCAATTAACGGATAAACCGGAACGTTTTTTCGTTAACGAGACTATTCGTGAAAAAATCTTATTGAATTACAGCAAAGAAATTCCTTATGCGGTAGAAATTGTAACCGAAGAGTTTTTTGAGGATGAGAACATCATTAGAATCCGTTCTTTGATTATGGTGGAGCGCGAAACTCAAAAAGGAATTGTAATAGGTCACAAAGGAGCCGCTTTAAAGAAAGTGGGGATGGATTCTCGTGCTGATTTAGAGAAGTTTTTTGGAAAACAAATACATATTGAACTATATGTGAAGGTAAATAAAAACTGGAGAAGCAATGCCAATATGTTAAAACGTTTTGGTTACAATCAATAG
- a CDS encoding SDR family oxidoreductase, translating into MDSINNKVVWITGASSGIGKALAYELSGRNCKLIPSARNIENLERVKSKCANSEVVVLPFDLSDFDNAKKQVANAISFFGKIDILINNGGVSQRSLLVETDFEVDKKLIEVDYLGTVALSKALLPHFIQNQKGHFVTITSLMGKFGSPYRSGYCGAKHALHGFFDVLRMEHEKDNINVTLICPGFIQTNVAINALTGDGTKQNKDDTATLNGMEVSVFAKKLVKAVEANKFEAYIGGKEVLGIYLKRFFPKLLHRFVLKSKVR; encoded by the coding sequence ATGGATTCCATAAATAACAAGGTAGTTTGGATAACAGGAGCTTCAAGTGGTATAGGAAAGGCTTTGGCCTATGAGTTATCAGGCCGCAATTGTAAACTCATTCCATCGGCGCGTAATATTGAAAACTTAGAACGGGTAAAATCCAAATGTGCGAATTCTGAAGTGGTTGTTTTACCATTTGATTTGTCGGATTTTGATAATGCCAAAAAACAGGTAGCCAATGCAATTTCTTTTTTTGGAAAAATTGATATTCTTATAAATAATGGGGGAGTAAGTCAACGTTCTCTTTTGGTAGAAACAGACTTTGAAGTGGATAAAAAATTGATTGAAGTGGATTATCTTGGCACTGTAGCATTATCAAAGGCGTTATTGCCTCATTTTATTCAAAATCAAAAAGGACATTTTGTAACTATTACCAGTTTGATGGGGAAATTTGGCTCTCCATATCGTTCCGGTTATTGTGGTGCAAAACATGCTTTACACGGTTTTTTTGATGTGTTACGTATGGAGCATGAAAAAGATAATATCAATGTAACATTAATTTGCCCTGGTTTTATTCAAACTAATGTGGCTATAAATGCACTCACAGGAGATGGTACAAAACAAAATAAGGATGATACTGCAACCTTAAACGGAATGGAAGTTAGCGTCTTTGCTAAAAAACTAGTTAAGGCTGTAGAGGCTAATAAATTTGAGGCTTATATTGGTGGAAAAGAAGTTTTAGGCATTTATTTAAAACGCTTTTTTCCGAAGTTGCTGCATCGTTTTGTATTAAAAAGTAAAGTACGTTAA
- the pstC gene encoding phosphate ABC transporter permease subunit PstC, with protein sequence MKNIRLLKDSALSKLFLVLTLLSISTVLFIGLGLFYKSFPLLKTHSLTNLLFSSEWKPFKEAFGFYPFIIGTLWVTAIAICIALPLSILTAIFLSEYAPIKIRKLILPLIELLSGIPPVLFGVWGVLVIVPLIQDKIAPHFITFTTGYSILAGGIVLAIMIFPLIISILIEVFDNVPQELRDASLALGATKWQTTKKVLLRKTSDGIIAGVVLAISRAFGETIAVLMVCGNLAQVPNTVFDSGYPLPALIANNYGEMMSIPMYDSALMFAALLLFVIIFLFNALSRIILFRIEKRTN encoded by the coding sequence ATGAAAAACATACGACTCCTGAAAGACAGTGCATTGAGCAAACTATTTTTAGTACTGACACTATTATCAATTTCTACAGTACTATTTATAGGTTTGGGTTTGTTTTACAAATCTTTCCCTCTATTAAAAACACATTCTTTGACTAATTTACTATTTTCATCAGAATGGAAACCTTTCAAAGAAGCCTTCGGATTTTATCCTTTTATTATTGGAACACTATGGGTAACGGCAATAGCAATATGTATCGCATTGCCACTATCAATACTTACGGCAATCTTTCTTTCAGAATATGCTCCAATAAAAATCCGGAAATTGATTTTGCCGCTTATTGAATTATTATCAGGAATACCACCTGTTCTTTTTGGAGTTTGGGGCGTGCTGGTTATCGTTCCATTAATACAAGATAAGATAGCGCCTCATTTTATAACATTCACAACAGGATATTCTATACTGGCAGGAGGGATTGTATTGGCCATTATGATTTTTCCGCTTATTATCAGTATTCTGATAGAAGTGTTTGATAATGTTCCGCAAGAACTAAGAGATGCTTCATTAGCTCTGGGTGCAACAAAATGGCAAACCACAAAAAAAGTACTTCTTAGAAAAACATCTGATGGGATAATAGCGGGAGTAGTTCTGGCCATTTCCAGAGCATTTGGAGAAACTATCGCCGTATTAATGGTTTGTGGAAACTTAGCACAAGTCCCAAATACGGTTTTTGATTCAGGATATCCTTTGCCCGCACTTATTGCTAATAATTATGGAGAAATGATGTCGATTCCTATGTATGACTCGGCACTAATGTTTGCTGCATTACTCCTATTTGTCATTATCTTTTTGTTTAATGCCCTGTCTAGAATTATTTTATTCCGAATTGAAAAAAGAACCAATTAA
- a CDS encoding PstS family phosphate ABC transporter substrate-binding protein, translating to MKTNKITLVAVIILVLANATASKVAAQDLKGNISISGAFALYPITVKWAEEFKKINPNVKIDIQAGGAGKGITDVLSKVTDIGLVSRDLNAAEFKKGAFAIAVTKDAVIPTISATSPYKKVLYEKGVKKEAFNHIFITGKYKTWNNLGFKSEAPIHVYTRSDASGAAETWAKYFNKKQEDLQGVAVFGDPGLAQAVKRDPSGLGFNNIVYIYDTKTNKPTNGVVPVPIDLNNNGKLDPDENFYDDIDQLIAAIVSGKYPSPPARDLYFVTVNKPTNPIVKEFIKYILTDGQKFVQEAGYIKFSKEKIAKELEKVK from the coding sequence ATGAAAACAAATAAAATCACATTAGTAGCCGTAATAATTTTAGTATTGGCAAATGCGACCGCTTCAAAAGTAGCGGCACAAGATTTAAAAGGAAATATCAGTATCTCTGGAGCATTTGCTTTGTATCCCATTACAGTAAAATGGGCAGAAGAATTCAAAAAAATCAATCCAAATGTAAAAATTGACATTCAAGCAGGAGGAGCTGGAAAAGGAATAACTGATGTACTTTCTAAAGTAACAGATATTGGTTTAGTATCTCGTGATCTAAATGCGGCAGAGTTTAAAAAAGGAGCTTTTGCCATTGCTGTAACTAAAGATGCTGTGATACCTACAATAAGTGCGACGAGTCCATACAAAAAAGTACTGTATGAAAAAGGAGTTAAAAAAGAGGCATTTAACCACATCTTTATTACTGGAAAATACAAAACATGGAATAACTTAGGTTTTAAAAGCGAAGCTCCAATACATGTTTATACTAGATCTGATGCATCAGGAGCAGCTGAAACTTGGGCTAAATATTTCAATAAAAAACAGGAAGATTTACAAGGTGTGGCTGTTTTTGGTGATCCAGGTTTAGCACAGGCAGTAAAAAGAGATCCTTCTGGATTAGGGTTCAATAATATCGTGTATATCTATGATACCAAAACAAATAAACCAACAAATGGAGTTGTTCCAGTACCAATAGATTTGAATAACAATGGAAAATTAGATCCAGATGAGAATTTTTATGATGATATCGATCAATTAATTGCGGCTATTGTTAGTGGAAAATATCCATCGCCTCCCGCTAGAGATTTATATTTTGTGACTGTAAATAAACCTACTAATCCAATCGTAAAAGAATTTATAAAATACATTCTTACTGATGGACAGAAATTTGTTCAAGAAGCAGGATATATTAAGTTTTCAAAAGAAAAAATCGCTAAAGAGTTAGAGAAAGTAAAATAA
- a CDS encoding porin produces the protein MKTKYILLLIITFFSVEIVSAQSSDDLINLLIQKGIVKQTDADSLRAEYAFKQQEVKEKQKLFNVLSSRNITIGGYTQVRYQSLQEPGKPDGFDIRRARFDLKGNFSPEWEYRLQTDFAISTKIIDAYFVYKPFEFLKITGGQFLIPNSLESTTSDNLLETIDRAQISGLTGRNKDAIGDQNGRDIGIQASGSLFKTASNRFLLDYYVAYFDGQGINIAADKNESKDITARIVGHPYSFLDFGISYSNGHDSWTTPARNQDQVRTGADVAVNYNDFSFRAEYLQAQQGTYIVNGVNRDLLKDGWYAQLGYFALPKKLQFVAKYDTFDPTKNNPKNDITSFYTLGANLYPNSFVKFQVNYKHKSEQGYSINKDEVIAQLQLKF, from the coding sequence CTGATCATCACTTTTTTTTCAGTCGAAATAGTTTCGGCACAATCATCAGATGACTTAATCAATTTACTAATTCAAAAAGGCATTGTAAAACAAACTGATGCTGATTCGCTTCGTGCTGAATATGCTTTCAAACAACAAGAAGTAAAAGAAAAACAAAAACTATTTAATGTTCTTTCCAGCCGCAATATTACTATTGGTGGTTACACCCAGGTTCGCTATCAATCTTTACAAGAGCCAGGAAAGCCAGACGGCTTTGACATAAGAAGAGCTCGCTTTGATCTAAAAGGTAATTTTTCGCCAGAATGGGAATACCGATTACAAACCGATTTTGCAATCAGTACCAAAATAATAGATGCCTATTTTGTCTACAAACCATTTGAGTTCTTAAAAATAACAGGAGGACAATTTTTAATTCCCAATTCATTAGAAAGTACCACTTCGGACAATTTATTAGAAACCATTGACCGCGCTCAAATAAGTGGCTTAACAGGGCGAAATAAAGATGCAATAGGAGATCAAAATGGCCGCGATATAGGAATACAAGCGAGTGGTAGTTTATTCAAAACAGCTTCAAATCGTTTTTTACTAGATTATTATGTAGCTTATTTTGATGGACAAGGAATCAATATCGCTGCCGATAAAAACGAATCCAAAGACATTACAGCTAGAATTGTAGGTCATCCTTATTCCTTTTTGGATTTTGGTATCTCATATTCAAACGGTCATGACTCATGGACTACGCCAGCTAGAAACCAAGACCAAGTACGTACTGGAGCTGATGTCGCAGTAAATTATAATGACTTTTCATTTAGAGCCGAATATTTACAAGCACAACAAGGCACTTATATTGTAAATGGAGTAAATAGAGATCTACTTAAGGACGGCTGGTATGCGCAGCTAGGCTATTTTGCACTACCAAAAAAACTACAATTTGTAGCAAAATACGACACGTTTGACCCTACAAAAAACAATCCTAAAAACGACATAACTTCATTCTATACACTTGGTGCCAATTTATATCCAAATTCATTTGTGAAATTTCAAGTCAACTACAAGCACAAAAGTGAACAAGGATATTCAATCAACAAAGATGAAGTCATCGCACAACTACAATTAAAATTCTAA
- a CDS encoding alpha/beta hydrolase: MGFSAGGHLASTLATHYNEKVYQSTDTTNARPNFSLLIYPVISMNSEITHLGSQTNLLGNQASASSIEKFSNELQVTSETPEAFLVHASDDTVVSAKNSIVYYEALIKHKVPAELHLYEKGGHGFGLGKEHSSKYWTTDCQNWLKEHKYVD; encoded by the coding sequence ATTGGATTTTCTGCTGGAGGACATTTAGCCTCAACACTAGCTACACATTATAATGAAAAGGTTTATCAATCAACAGACACTACAAATGCTCGTCCAAACTTTTCCCTCTTAATTTACCCAGTAATTTCTATGAATAGTGAGATTACTCATCTAGGCTCACAAACTAATTTATTAGGAAATCAAGCTTCAGCATCATCAATAGAGAAGTTCTCCAATGAGTTACAAGTAACGTCCGAAACTCCAGAGGCTTTTCTTGTCCACGCATCGGATGACACAGTGGTATCAGCAAAAAATAGCATTGTTTATTATGAAGCTTTAATTAAACATAAAGTTCCAGCGGAGCTCCATTTATATGAGAAAGGTGGCCATGGTTTTGGATTGGGTAAAGAACACAGCAGTAAATATTGGACGACTGACTGTCAAAATTGGCTAAAAGAACACAAATATGTTGATTAG
- the pstB gene encoding phosphate ABC transporter ATP-binding protein PstB has translation MIIQPHISIQNLNVHIGENHILKNINLDIPDKKVTSLIGPSGCGKTTLLKTMNRLLDRQTDVRVEGKVLVDGENIYDPKIEVTHIRKKMGLLSQRPFPLPMNIYDNIAYGQRIHGNNNKKELDEIVEKQLRAVNLWDEVKDRLKSPATRLSIGQQQRLCLARGLAIEPEIILGDEPTSALDPISTQHIEELFLQLKDKYTIVLVTHILRQARRVSDYIGFVYMGEIIEFGPTEEILLNPKEKLTKDYVKGFLS, from the coding sequence ATGATCATTCAACCACATATTAGTATACAAAACTTAAACGTACACATTGGAGAAAACCACATCCTTAAAAACATCAATCTGGATATTCCTGATAAAAAAGTAACGTCATTAATTGGCCCTTCTGGATGTGGAAAAACAACGCTTTTAAAAACCATGAACCGATTGCTAGACCGACAAACCGATGTACGTGTAGAAGGAAAAGTTTTAGTTGATGGCGAAAACATCTATGATCCAAAAATTGAAGTTACACACATTAGAAAAAAAATGGGATTACTCTCTCAAAGACCTTTTCCATTACCAATGAATATCTATGACAATATTGCCTATGGGCAACGAATTCATGGAAATAATAACAAAAAAGAATTAGATGAAATTGTAGAAAAACAACTTCGGGCTGTAAATCTTTGGGATGAAGTCAAAGACCGATTAAAATCGCCTGCGACACGTTTATCCATAGGGCAACAACAACGATTGTGTTTAGCAAGAGGACTTGCTATTGAACCCGAAATCATTTTGGGTGACGAGCCAACCTCAGCATTGGATCCCATTTCTACACAACATATAGAAGAATTGTTTTTGCAGCTTAAGGACAAATATACCATTGTATTGGTAACACATATCCTTCGACAAGCACGCAGGGTTTCTGACTATATTGGTTTTGTGTATATGGGTGAAATTATTGAATTTGGTCCTACCGAGGAAATATTATTAAACCCGAAAGAAAAATTGACTAAGGACTATGTAAAAGGTTTTTTGAGTTAG
- the der gene encoding ribosome biogenesis GTPase Der, translating to MNNIVAIVGRPNVGKSTLFNRLIQRREAIVDSVSGVTRDRNYGKSEWNGKEFSVIDTGGYVRGSDDVFEGEIRKQVELAIDEADVIIFVVDVEEGITPMDDAVARLLRKVTKPVLLAVNKVDNAMREKDAIEFYNLGLGEYYTFASISGSGTGDLLDALIEAFPIKPEPTQEEIALPRFAVVGRPNAGKSSFINALIGKDRYIVTDIAGTTRDSIDTKFDRFGFEFNLVDTAGIRRKAKVKEDLEFYSVMRSVRAIEHADICILIIDATRGFEGQDQSIFWLAEKNRKGVVILVNKWDLVEKETMSTRDYEDKIREELMPFTDVPILFVSALTKQRLLKALEATVKVYESRQQRIATSKFNEYMLKVIEAYPPPATKGKYVKIKYCMQLPTPTPQFVFFANMPQYVKEPYKRYLENKIRDNWDFSGVPIDIYIREK from the coding sequence ATGAACAATATTGTTGCGATAGTAGGAAGACCTAATGTAGGGAAATCAACCCTTTTTAATAGGCTGATACAAAGAAGAGAAGCTATAGTAGATTCAGTTTCGGGAGTTACCCGTGACAGAAACTATGGTAAAAGTGAATGGAATGGAAAGGAATTTTCTGTAATTGATACAGGAGGTTATGTACGTGGTTCTGATGATGTTTTTGAAGGCGAAATCCGTAAACAAGTAGAATTGGCTATCGATGAGGCTGATGTTATCATATTTGTAGTTGATGTTGAAGAAGGGATCACACCAATGGATGATGCCGTTGCGAGATTATTGCGTAAAGTGACTAAGCCTGTTTTGCTAGCTGTAAATAAGGTAGATAACGCAATGCGTGAAAAAGATGCTATTGAGTTTTACAACCTAGGATTAGGGGAATATTACACTTTTGCAAGTATTTCAGGAAGTGGAACTGGAGATTTATTAGATGCTTTAATTGAAGCATTCCCAATAAAACCAGAACCAACGCAAGAGGAAATTGCATTACCTCGTTTTGCAGTTGTAGGTCGTCCAAATGCTGGAAAGTCAAGTTTTATCAATGCATTGATTGGAAAAGATCGTTATATAGTTACTGATATTGCGGGGACAACCCGTGATTCTATTGATACAAAATTTGACCGTTTTGGTTTCGAATTCAATTTAGTGGATACAGCGGGAATCCGTCGTAAAGCTAAAGTAAAGGAAGATTTAGAATTTTATTCTGTAATGCGTTCTGTTCGTGCCATTGAACATGCTGATATTTGTATTTTAATTATTGATGCTACTCGTGGATTTGAAGGTCAGGATCAAAGTATTTTTTGGTTGGCTGAAAAAAACAGAAAAGGGGTTGTGATCTTAGTAAACAAATGGGATTTAGTTGAAAAAGAAACCATGTCTACTAGAGATTATGAAGATAAAATTAGAGAAGAATTAATGCCATTTACGGATGTGCCTATTCTTTTTGTATCTGCATTAACAAAACAACGTTTATTGAAAGCATTAGAAGCTACGGTAAAAGTGTACGAAAGCAGACAACAACGTATTGCTACTTCAAAATTCAACGAATACATGTTGAAAGTGATTGAAGCATACCCGCCACCAGCAACAAAAGGGAAATATGTAAAAATTAAATATTGTATGCAATTACCAACACCAACGCCTCAGTTTGTGTTTTTTGCCAATATGCCACAATACGTAAAAGAACCGTACAAACGTTATCTTGAAAATAAAATTCGTGACAACTGGGACTTTTCAGGAGTGCCAATAGATATCTATATTAGAGAGAAATAG
- the pstA gene encoding phosphate ABC transporter permease PstA — MRKLEENIVKFLMVLSTFIISSTLFLILYTIFSKGIGSLSWDMISKIPEGGFYIGKGGGILNAIIGSIYITIGATFLGLLISIPVVIYINVYANKNSLLANITRLSYDILFGIPSIVYGAFGFAIMVYMGLKTSLIAGIITVTLLIIPILVRAIDEAVRVIPEEMSSAVYSLGGTRYETAKILLRQSIPGIITAILLSFGRAIGDAACVLFTAGFTDSIPTSLDQPAATLPLSIFFQLSSPIQEVQNRAYASAVILTIIVLVISISAKIISKNLSKNKI; from the coding sequence ATGAGAAAATTAGAAGAAAATATAGTTAAGTTTTTGATGGTACTCAGTACATTCATCATCAGTAGTACTTTGTTCCTGATATTGTATACCATTTTTTCAAAAGGTATCGGATCCTTGAGTTGGGACATGATTTCAAAAATTCCAGAAGGAGGATTTTACATTGGTAAAGGAGGAGGAATTCTGAATGCTATAATTGGGTCCATATACATCACTATTGGCGCTACATTTCTAGGTCTATTAATCAGCATTCCTGTTGTAATTTACATCAATGTTTATGCAAATAAAAACTCGCTCTTAGCTAACATTACGAGATTGAGTTATGATATTTTATTTGGAATTCCATCGATTGTTTATGGAGCCTTTGGATTTGCCATCATGGTATATATGGGATTAAAAACCTCATTAATAGCGGGTATTATAACAGTAACCTTATTAATAATCCCCATACTTGTACGAGCCATAGATGAAGCGGTACGGGTTATTCCTGAAGAAATGAGCAGTGCGGTTTATTCCCTTGGAGGAACACGTTATGAAACAGCCAAAATTTTATTGCGACAATCTATTCCTGGAATCATAACCGCTATTTTATTATCATTTGGTAGAGCAATTGGTGATGCAGCTTGTGTACTTTTCACTGCTGGTTTTACAGATAGTATTCCAACTTCACTTGATCAACCTGCAGCAACACTGCCACTATCCATATTTTTTCAATTAAGCAGTCCAATACAAGAAGTCCAAAACAGAGCCTATGCATCAGCAGTTATATTAACTATAATAGTTCTGGTTATAAGTATCTCAGCAAAAATAATAAGCAAAAATCTTTCAAAAAATAAAATATGA
- a CDS encoding leucine-rich repeat domain-containing protein, with amino-acid sequence MKNILTLLLTVLTSFSMMADVSFSDKAVLLKLYKATNGDNWTTKWDLNTPISTWYGVKLDGDKVIAINLSDNNLVGEIPSEISSLVNLQELNLHKNNISGSIPYALENLKELKVLDLSFNKLTGIIPATICEMNNLKDLELYMNRISGELPSQIGNLKSLETLAVFNNEIEGQIPNSLYEVKTLKVLLLNSNKIVGKLSVNVANLENLENLSLFENNMDGQVPFDLEKLNNLKEMNISYNMFSGLTSRKLAVLDTLNMTMVNDKGVAVLLDVKMDVERPLVSED; translated from the coding sequence ATGAAAAATATTTTAACTCTACTTTTAACTGTTTTAACATCATTTTCGATGATGGCAGATGTTTCTTTTTCTGATAAGGCAGTGCTGTTGAAATTGTATAAAGCAACTAATGGAGACAATTGGACTACAAAATGGGATTTAAATACCCCAATTTCTACTTGGTATGGTGTCAAATTGGATGGAGACAAAGTAATTGCAATCAATTTATCTGATAATAACTTAGTTGGTGAAATTCCTAGTGAAATTTCAAGCTTAGTCAATTTGCAAGAATTAAATTTACATAAAAATAATATTTCTGGAAGTATACCTTATGCTTTGGAAAATTTAAAAGAACTTAAAGTACTTGATCTTTCGTTTAATAAATTGACTGGAATTATACCAGCTACTATTTGTGAAATGAATAATTTAAAAGATCTTGAACTTTACATGAATAGAATTTCTGGTGAATTGCCTTCTCAAATTGGGAATTTAAAATCTTTAGAAACTTTAGCCGTTTTTAATAATGAAATTGAAGGTCAAATACCTAACTCTCTTTATGAAGTAAAAACATTAAAAGTTTTGCTTTTAAATAGTAATAAAATAGTTGGGAAATTAAGTGTTAATGTTGCGAATTTAGAAAATTTAGAAAACCTTAGCTTATTTGAAAATAATATGGATGGACAAGTTCCTTTCGATTTAGAGAAATTAAATAATCTAAAAGAAATGAATATTTCATACAATATGTTTAGTGGTTTAACATCAAGAAAATTGGCAGTATTAGATACTTTAAATATGACAATGGTTAATGATAAAGGTGTTGCAGTACTATTAGATGTAAAAATGGATGTTGAAAGACCATTAGTATCTGAAGATTAA